A single region of the Corallococcus caeni genome encodes:
- a CDS encoding DoxX family protein: MGLLAPLGRLLFSVIFITSGLNHFIQLQALTAYAQASGVPDPRLAVLVSGGVLVVGGLCVLLGMFARLGAAMLAVFLVASAFMVHHFWKMDDPVQAQNNLIHFMKNLSMAGGALLIVYFGPGPFSLSRKKREAGLGGMKLGAPLR, from the coding sequence ATGGGGCTGCTCGCACCGCTGGGACGGCTGTTGTTCTCGGTCATCTTCATCACCAGCGGGCTCAATCACTTCATCCAGCTCCAGGCCCTCACGGCCTACGCCCAGGCGTCGGGGGTGCCCGACCCCCGGCTGGCGGTGCTGGTGTCCGGTGGGGTGCTGGTGGTGGGCGGCCTGTGCGTCCTGCTGGGCATGTTCGCCCGCCTGGGCGCGGCCATGCTCGCGGTGTTCCTGGTGGCGTCCGCCTTCATGGTCCACCACTTCTGGAAGATGGATGACCCGGTGCAGGCGCAGAACAACCTCATCCACTTCATGAAGAACCTCTCCATGGCGGGAGGCGCCCTGCTCATCGTCTACTTCGGGCCCGGCCCCTTCAGCCTGTCGCGCAAGAAGCGCGAGGCAGGCCTGGGCGGGATGAAGCTGGGCGCGCCCCTGCGCTGA
- a CDS encoding sensor histidine kinase, producing MRRPRTLRARLTLFFASAVLGTLLLYGGVVTAVLVTGEWWEQRGDAPGKRHEGLFDDALQSLGAMVLTTPLAVLGATALGGALARSALAPLREARDRVRAARASELDLSLPLRGTGDEWDELASTLNGLLADARASLARIQTFTADAAHELRTPLTVILGETEVTLRRERTPEEYRRALGVVLDETQRLSRLVDALLQLARADAGTRVLRPEPVDLHLLARTALHRTEQLLAARGQRLTLELTGGPTRVQGSPVLLAHVLDNLLSNARRHARQRIRVALDATDTEARVTVSDDGPGVDPAFLPRLFQRFARADAARTGEGTGLGLALSRTLAEAHGGTLDYARSSDGESRFTLHLPNPLEAPGPPPAAGSVRADRTRG from the coding sequence ATGAGGCGCCCGCGCACCCTCCGCGCCCGGCTGACGCTCTTCTTCGCCAGCGCCGTCCTGGGAACCCTGCTGCTCTACGGCGGCGTGGTGACCGCGGTGCTCGTCACGGGGGAGTGGTGGGAGCAACGCGGAGACGCGCCCGGGAAGCGCCATGAGGGCCTCTTCGACGATGCGCTCCAGTCCCTGGGCGCCATGGTCCTCACCACGCCGCTCGCGGTGCTGGGGGCCACGGCGTTGGGTGGCGCGCTGGCACGGAGCGCGCTGGCCCCCTTGCGCGAAGCACGAGACCGGGTCCGCGCCGCGCGCGCCTCGGAGCTGGACCTGAGCCTGCCCCTGCGCGGGACGGGGGACGAGTGGGACGAACTGGCATCGACCCTGAACGGACTGCTCGCGGACGCGCGCGCGTCCCTGGCGCGCATCCAGACCTTCACCGCCGACGCGGCGCACGAGCTGCGCACGCCGCTCACCGTCATCCTGGGGGAGACGGAGGTCACCCTCCGGCGCGAGCGGACGCCCGAGGAGTACCGCCGCGCGCTGGGCGTCGTGCTCGACGAAACCCAGCGGCTGTCGCGCCTCGTGGACGCGCTGTTGCAGCTTGCGCGCGCGGATGCCGGCACGCGGGTCCTCAGGCCGGAGCCCGTGGACCTCCACCTCCTGGCGCGGACGGCCCTGCACCGCACGGAGCAGCTCCTGGCGGCACGGGGCCAGCGCCTGACGCTGGAGCTGACGGGCGGCCCCACGCGGGTCCAGGGCAGCCCCGTCCTCCTGGCCCACGTGCTGGACAACCTGCTGTCCAACGCGCGCCGCCACGCGCGGCAGCGGATCCGCGTGGCGCTGGACGCGACGGACACGGAGGCCCGCGTCACCGTGAGCGACGACGGTCCGGGCGTGGACCCCGCCTTCCTGCCCCGGCTCTTCCAGCGCTTCGCCCGGGCGGACGCCGCGCGGACGGGGGAAGGCACGGGCCTGGGGCTCGCGCTGTCGCGCACCCTCGCGGAGGCGCACGGCGGCACGCTCGACTACGCGCGGAGCAGCGACGGCGAGAGCCGCTTCACCTTGCACCTTCCGAATCCACTGGAAGCCCCCGGGCCGCCACCTGCCGCGGGGTCCGTGCGTGCTGACAGGACCAGAGGCTGA
- a CDS encoding ATP-binding protein produces the protein MKPTLLLVEAPGPRRELLSLAFQGQGWRVLLAAGVEPLVRALRESPPVHLVLAPAGLLTVAGPLNDALREALTAAGAALWVEAPPAEQEALRWPGVPVTGFLSPSLSLGQRVEAVREALPPDAREADDGRAPLRVLVAEDDPVYRKLLRLALTPFRFELLEAEDGMAALELARRRRPDVVLSDVLMPRLDGFRLCLALRQDPKLARVPVILTHATAPDELDLRMAANVGANGFVRRAQGDDELVATLLRESRAEGPLPAPVPGELSTEPHLYSMVRQLERRVGLLEQAERTARESEERYRLVVSGSYDGVWDWDVRDQRMYWSPRLLEMLGMKPEDFPGTSEAFLARVHPEDRDEVASALARHLEQGTPYDVSFRLRHEAGGYRSCVSRGRALRDAQGRPVRMAGIIGDVTEQLRLYREAREAVRVRDEFLAVAAHELRTPLAALRLRVQGTAAALKHEHRVAPERLERALVAADRQVQRLADLVEGLLDVSQMQGQAPRLNLEDVDLGQVVRDVVVRSEEMAARAGCLLVVRDVASAVGRWDALRLGQVVSHLLVNAVKFGPGRPVELEVQADADAAFLVVRDHGIGIAQDRVDGLFRRFERAVPTRNYGGLGLGLYRLHRIVEAHGGEVAVTSIPGQGATFRVRLPRAGPPAVHA, from the coding sequence ATGAAGCCCACCCTGCTGCTCGTCGAAGCCCCGGGCCCGCGCCGGGAGCTCCTGTCCCTGGCGTTCCAGGGCCAGGGCTGGCGGGTGCTGCTGGCGGCCGGGGTGGAGCCGCTGGTGCGCGCCCTGCGCGAGTCCCCGCCGGTGCACCTGGTGCTGGCGCCGGCCGGGCTGCTCACGGTGGCGGGGCCCCTGAACGACGCGCTGCGGGAGGCGCTGACGGCGGCCGGCGCGGCGCTGTGGGTGGAGGCGCCGCCGGCCGAGCAGGAGGCCCTGCGGTGGCCCGGCGTGCCGGTGACGGGCTTCCTCTCTCCGTCCCTGTCGCTGGGCCAGCGCGTGGAGGCGGTGCGGGAGGCGCTGCCGCCGGACGCGCGCGAGGCGGATGACGGCCGGGCGCCGCTGCGGGTGCTGGTGGCGGAGGACGACCCCGTCTACCGCAAGCTGCTGCGGCTGGCGCTGACCCCCTTCCGCTTCGAGCTGCTGGAGGCGGAGGACGGCATGGCCGCGCTGGAGCTGGCGCGGCGGCGGCGGCCGGACGTGGTGCTGTCGGACGTGCTGATGCCCCGGCTGGACGGCTTCCGGCTGTGCCTGGCGCTGCGCCAGGACCCGAAGCTCGCGCGCGTGCCGGTCATCCTCACGCACGCCACCGCGCCGGACGAGCTGGACCTGCGCATGGCCGCCAACGTGGGGGCCAACGGCTTCGTGCGGCGCGCGCAGGGGGATGACGAGCTGGTGGCGACGCTCTTGCGCGAGTCGCGCGCGGAGGGGCCGCTGCCCGCGCCCGTGCCCGGCGAGCTGTCTACGGAGCCGCACCTGTACTCGATGGTGCGGCAGCTGGAGCGGCGCGTGGGGCTGCTGGAACAGGCCGAGCGCACCGCGCGCGAGAGCGAGGAGCGCTACCGGCTGGTGGTGTCCGGCTCCTATGATGGCGTGTGGGACTGGGACGTGCGCGACCAGCGCATGTACTGGAGCCCGCGGCTGCTGGAGATGCTGGGGATGAAGCCGGAGGACTTCCCCGGCACCTCCGAGGCGTTCCTCGCGCGGGTGCATCCGGAGGACCGGGACGAGGTGGCGTCCGCGCTGGCGCGGCACCTGGAGCAGGGCACGCCCTACGACGTGTCCTTCCGGCTGAGGCACGAGGCCGGGGGCTACCGCTCATGCGTGAGCCGGGGCCGGGCCCTCCGCGACGCGCAGGGGCGGCCCGTGCGCATGGCGGGCATCATCGGCGACGTGACGGAGCAGCTGCGGCTGTACCGCGAGGCGCGCGAGGCGGTGCGTGTGCGGGACGAGTTCCTGGCGGTGGCCGCGCACGAGCTGCGCACGCCCCTGGCCGCGCTGCGGCTGCGCGTGCAGGGCACGGCGGCGGCGCTCAAGCACGAGCACCGGGTGGCGCCGGAGCGGCTGGAGCGCGCGCTGGTGGCGGCGGACCGGCAGGTGCAGCGGCTGGCGGACCTGGTGGAGGGGCTGCTGGACGTGTCGCAGATGCAGGGCCAGGCGCCCCGGTTGAACCTGGAGGACGTGGACCTGGGGCAGGTGGTGCGCGACGTGGTGGTGCGCTCGGAGGAGATGGCGGCGCGCGCCGGGTGCCTGCTGGTGGTGCGCGACGTCGCGTCCGCGGTGGGCCGCTGGGACGCGCTCCGGCTGGGACAGGTGGTGTCGCACCTGCTGGTCAACGCGGTGAAGTTCGGCCCGGGCCGGCCGGTGGAGCTGGAGGTCCAGGCGGACGCGGACGCGGCCTTCCTGGTGGTGCGCGACCACGGCATCGGCATCGCGCAGGACCGGGTGGACGGCCTCTTCCGCCGCTTCGAGCGCGCCGTGCCCACCCGCAACTACGGCGGCCTGGGGCTGGGGCTGTACCGCCTGCACCGCATCGTGGAGGCGCACGGAGGGGAGGTGGCCGTCACTAGCATCCCGGGCCAGGGCGCCACCTTCCGGGTGCGGCTGCCGCGCGCGGGCCCCCCGGCCGTCCACGCCTGA
- a CDS encoding response regulator transcription factor has translation MSILIVEDELRVRAFIARGLTEEGFPVRECEDGVSAQELLRHERFELIILDWMLPGVSGLDLLRALRARQDITPVLMLTARDAVADRIGALNAGADDYLVKPFSFEELLARMRAILRRVDRRPSPLLRHGDLTLDPATRKVVRAGVDILLTAREYALLRFLLEHAGEVVSRTRIVQAVWDHDFETFSNVVEVYIRYLRAKVDAPFDVKLIHTVRGVGYLLRSQA, from the coding sequence GTGTCCATCCTCATCGTCGAAGACGAGCTGCGTGTCCGGGCCTTCATCGCCCGGGGCCTCACGGAAGAGGGCTTCCCGGTGCGGGAATGCGAAGACGGCGTGAGCGCCCAGGAGCTGCTGCGCCATGAGCGCTTCGAGCTCATCATCCTGGACTGGATGCTGCCCGGGGTGTCAGGCCTGGACCTGCTGCGGGCGTTGCGCGCGCGGCAGGACATCACCCCGGTCCTCATGCTCACCGCGCGGGACGCGGTCGCGGACCGGATTGGCGCGCTCAACGCCGGCGCGGATGACTACCTCGTCAAACCCTTCTCCTTCGAGGAGCTGCTCGCGCGCATGCGAGCCATCCTCCGCCGCGTGGACCGCCGCCCCAGCCCGCTCTTGCGCCATGGGGACCTGACCCTGGACCCCGCGACGCGGAAGGTGGTCCGAGCGGGCGTGGACATCCTCTTGACCGCGCGCGAGTACGCGCTGCTGCGCTTCCTGCTGGAGCACGCGGGCGAGGTGGTCTCCCGCACGCGCATCGTCCAGGCCGTCTGGGACCACGACTTCGAGACCTTCTCCAACGTCGTGGAGGTCTACATCCGCTACCTGCGGGCCAAGGTGGACGCGCCTTTCGACGTGAAGCTCATCCACACGGTGAGGGGCGTGGGCTACCTGCTCCGGAGCCAGGCATGA
- a CDS encoding ATP-binding protein, translating into MTPSPPPSSEPSPRARINLVWLLRLRWGVLVGQAVLVAVAAWGLKLALPVPALVALLGVEAVTNAAVRAGLTRARPVAEAAIFGLMLWDTLVLTGLLALSGGTHNPFTTLYLVNVALGTVLLPPRRTWAMLGFTLVAFGSLFVLQDVTLPGLERPDHAELMRLHLSGMWVAFAVAAGFIVYFIQRVTRALARREQELEQARARHARQEKVASLATLAAGAAHELSTPLSTIAVVAKELERALAVSQTSDSAREDLRLIRQQVDRCRDVLVQMSADAGQTTGEPFQAIPLQRLVDETLSELSGRERVRVEVPEALKQHEVHGPPRALARVLRGLVKNALQATPVGSGVELRVVSEGTGARLEVSDEGQGMPEAVLARAGEPFFTTKAPGEGMGLGLFLARSLAEQLGGSLELRSKAGEGTTARLSLPGTDAREAAA; encoded by the coding sequence ATGACGCCCTCGCCGCCGCCCTCCTCCGAACCGTCGCCCCGAGCCCGCATCAACCTGGTGTGGTTGCTGAGGCTGCGCTGGGGCGTGCTGGTGGGGCAGGCGGTGCTGGTGGCGGTGGCCGCGTGGGGGCTCAAGCTGGCGTTGCCGGTGCCCGCGCTGGTGGCGCTGCTGGGCGTGGAGGCGGTGACGAACGCGGCGGTGCGAGCGGGGCTCACGAGGGCGAGGCCGGTGGCGGAGGCGGCCATCTTCGGGCTGATGCTCTGGGACACGCTGGTGCTCACGGGGCTGCTGGCGTTGAGTGGCGGGACGCACAACCCCTTCACGACGCTGTACCTGGTGAACGTGGCGCTGGGCACGGTGCTGCTGCCGCCGCGCCGCACGTGGGCGATGCTGGGCTTCACGCTGGTGGCGTTCGGTTCGCTGTTCGTGTTGCAGGACGTGACGCTGCCGGGCCTGGAGCGGCCGGACCACGCGGAGCTGATGCGCTTGCACCTGAGCGGCATGTGGGTGGCGTTCGCGGTGGCGGCGGGCTTCATCGTGTATTTCATCCAGCGGGTGACCCGGGCGCTGGCAAGGCGTGAGCAGGAATTGGAGCAGGCGAGGGCCAGGCACGCGAGACAGGAGAAGGTGGCCTCGCTGGCGACGCTGGCGGCGGGAGCGGCGCACGAATTGTCCACGCCGCTGTCCACCATCGCGGTGGTGGCGAAGGAGCTGGAGCGAGCGCTAGCCGTATCCCAGACGTCCGACTCCGCGAGAGAGGACTTGAGGCTGATCCGCCAGCAGGTGGACCGTTGCAGGGACGTGCTGGTGCAGATGTCCGCGGACGCGGGCCAGACGACGGGAGAACCCTTTCAGGCCATCCCGCTGCAAAGGCTGGTGGACGAGACGCTGTCGGAACTGTCGGGCCGGGAGCGCGTGCGGGTGGAAGTGCCTGAAGCGCTGAAGCAGCACGAAGTCCACGGACCGCCGAGAGCATTGGCCAGGGTGCTGCGAGGACTGGTGAAGAACGCGCTCCAGGCGACGCCCGTGGGTAGCGGTGTGGAGCTGCGCGTGGTTTCCGAAGGCACGGGAGCAAGGCTGGAGGTCAGCGACGAAGGCCAGGGCATGCCGGAGGCGGTGCTGGCCCGAGCGGGAGAGCCGTTCTTCACCACCAAGGCACCGGGCGAAGGCATGGGGCTGGGGCTGTTCCTCGCGCGTTCGCTGGCGGAGCAGCTGGGCGGGTCGCTGGAGCTGCGTTCAAAGGCAGGAGAAGGCACGACGGCGAGGCTGAGCCTGCCGGGCACGGATGCTAGGGAGGCAGCGGCATGA
- a CDS encoding response regulator transcription factor: MEAHHTLLVVDDDMDIRDALQDALELEGYAVQLAADGLEALERLRSSEPRPQLILLDLMMPRMDGVAFREALRHERACSDIPVVVASADLDVRDTVDGMGVAAYLRKPLDLSALLSTVKQLCLPV, translated from the coding sequence ATGGAAGCCCATCATACGTTGCTGGTCGTCGACGACGACATGGACATCCGGGATGCGCTCCAGGACGCGCTGGAGCTGGAGGGCTACGCCGTGCAGCTGGCGGCGGACGGACTGGAGGCCCTGGAGCGGCTGCGCTCCTCGGAGCCCCGGCCGCAGCTCATCCTCCTGGACCTGATGATGCCGCGCATGGACGGCGTCGCGTTCCGCGAGGCGCTGCGCCACGAGCGCGCGTGCTCGGACATCCCGGTGGTGGTGGCCAGCGCGGACCTGGACGTGCGCGACACGGTGGATGGGATGGGCGTGGCGGCCTACCTGCGCAAGCCGCTGGACCTGTCCGCGCTGCTCAGCACCGTGAAGCAGCTGTGCCTTCCGGTCTGA
- a CDS encoding Fur family transcriptional regulator, which produces MGAKKVTAQEKLTGFQDRIRAAGLRSTAPRVAVLRKLETATAPMSHADLVEELGGEGYDRVTIYRNLTDLTEAGLVVRADLGDHVWRFELKRAGATEHANNHPHFTCTDCGTVACLPEESVRLTTARGVPRAVSQRAVEVQLRGLCDRCE; this is translated from the coding sequence ATGGGTGCCAAGAAAGTCACGGCGCAGGAGAAGCTGACCGGGTTCCAGGACCGGATTCGCGCCGCGGGGCTGCGCAGCACCGCCCCCCGCGTGGCCGTGCTGCGCAAGCTGGAGACCGCCACCGCCCCCATGAGCCACGCGGACCTCGTGGAGGAGCTGGGCGGCGAGGGCTACGACCGCGTCACCATCTACCGCAACCTCACCGACCTCACCGAAGCGGGCCTCGTCGTGCGCGCCGACCTGGGCGACCACGTCTGGCGCTTCGAGCTCAAGCGCGCCGGCGCCACCGAGCACGCCAACAACCACCCCCACTTCACCTGCACCGACTGCGGCACCGTGGCCTGCCTCCCCGAGGAGTCCGTGCGCCTCACCACCGCCCGGGGCGTCCCCCGCGCCGTGTCGCAGCGCGCCGTGGAGGTGCAGCTGCGCGGCCTCTGCGACCGCTGCGAGTAG
- a CDS encoding metallophosphoesterase — protein sequence MRLRLARRHAAGAAASLAEAEPVEPHGRNELQARGPDPFRPDRRLRWRDHFVLTEHLLQLDGIHPEHDGLRIAQLSDVHVGQATSDVRIRRAVAAVNEAAPDLVFLTGDYVTHSPKPLPRVRQLLQGLNGPVFVVLGNHDHWVDAPYLRASFEALGYTVLQNEHRVVHVKGAPVTVLGIDDGLTGMEDVEATFRGAPASGTRLVLAHTPPTAEKLPAHAGLVQFSGHTHGGQFIVRGLTEALFRRAGQPYIRGHYRVNGNHLYVNQGLGFGFGGPYLRRGSTPEVAFFTLRNTQAAHVGAT from the coding sequence ATGCGCCTGAGACTCGCCCGCCGTCACGCCGCTGGTGCCGCCGCCTCCCTCGCCGAAGCCGAACCGGTGGAGCCGCACGGCCGCAACGAGCTCCAGGCGCGAGGCCCCGACCCCTTCCGGCCGGATCGGCGCCTGCGCTGGCGGGACCACTTCGTGCTCACCGAGCACCTGCTCCAGCTGGACGGCATCCACCCGGAGCATGACGGCCTGAGAATCGCGCAGCTGTCGGACGTGCACGTGGGCCAGGCGACCAGCGACGTGCGCATCCGCCGCGCGGTGGCCGCGGTGAACGAGGCGGCGCCGGACCTGGTGTTCCTCACGGGCGACTACGTCACGCACAGCCCCAAGCCGCTGCCGCGCGTGCGCCAGCTGCTCCAGGGGCTCAACGGCCCCGTCTTCGTGGTGCTGGGCAACCACGACCACTGGGTGGACGCGCCCTACCTGCGCGCCAGCTTCGAGGCCCTGGGCTACACGGTGCTCCAGAACGAGCACCGCGTGGTGCACGTGAAGGGCGCGCCGGTGACGGTGCTGGGCATCGACGACGGGCTCACCGGCATGGAGGACGTGGAGGCCACCTTCCGGGGCGCGCCCGCGTCCGGCACGCGGCTGGTGCTGGCCCACACGCCGCCCACCGCGGAGAAGCTGCCCGCGCACGCGGGGCTGGTGCAGTTCTCCGGGCACACGCACGGCGGGCAGTTCATCGTCCGGGGCCTCACGGAGGCCCTCTTCCGCCGCGCGGGCCAGCCGTACATCCGCGGTCACTACCGCGTGAACGGCAACCACCTGTACGTGAACCAGGGGCTGGGCTTCGGCTTCGGCGGGCCGTACCTGCGCCGGGGCAGCACGCCGGAGGTCGCCTTCTTCACCCTGCGCAACACCCAGGCCGCCCACGTCGGGGCGACCTGA
- a CDS encoding glycosyltransferase family 39 protein, whose protein sequence is MSRTSSGAAHSSGQPWFLVFVLGLMLLRLVYAGQVELAPQEAYYWQYARHLDLSYLDHPPLCAWWMALSMRLLGNTELAVRLPAILSSTLLSGVLYSLGARLYSPAAGVLAALAANATVLFGLGAVVMTPDVPLVLCWTAALRVLCELVLPDGQGPGRFAWRWYLLGLLCGLALLSKYTAALLPLQVLATALVTRRGREALRTPHPYLACALMLAVFSPVLVWNHAHGWASFAFQTTSRARTVDGFHGYLVGRYLGLQAVAVGPLLYLALWLTAAVLARQAWRGDARARLLALASLPGLALFTLVSPLHWVKMNWVAPAYIGLLVAAAAGACALRERRAVRGYAALSVGVGAVLMVGMYLMPLCPWIPFRERDNLVSGWRELAEAVQHHREAAGLPAPGVVGWGYKTASELAFYLPDRPETRSDAALGGSGLAYDFWPDPADPGGDAIIVADQRQPLRDAATRLGAHCAAVVELPSVTVHRGPRTVTTFSLWSCQHARTPRQVAARGLPVDSEGAR, encoded by the coding sequence ATGTCGCGCACGTCCTCGGGGGCCGCCCATTCGAGCGGGCAGCCCTGGTTCCTGGTGTTCGTGCTGGGGCTCATGCTGCTGCGGCTCGTCTATGCCGGACAGGTGGAGCTGGCGCCGCAGGAGGCCTATTACTGGCAATACGCGCGACACCTGGACCTGTCCTATCTGGACCATCCGCCCCTGTGCGCGTGGTGGATGGCTTTGTCCATGCGGCTGCTGGGGAACACCGAGCTCGCGGTGCGCCTGCCGGCCATCCTGTCCTCCACGCTGCTGAGCGGTGTCTTGTACTCACTGGGCGCGCGGCTGTACTCGCCGGCCGCGGGAGTCCTGGCGGCGCTGGCCGCGAACGCCACCGTGCTGTTCGGACTGGGCGCGGTGGTGATGACGCCGGATGTGCCGCTGGTGCTGTGCTGGACCGCCGCGCTGCGCGTGCTCTGCGAGCTGGTGCTGCCGGACGGCCAGGGCCCCGGGCGCTTCGCCTGGCGCTGGTACCTGTTGGGCCTGCTCTGCGGGCTGGCGCTGCTGTCCAAGTACACCGCCGCGCTGCTGCCGCTCCAGGTGCTGGCAACTGCGCTGGTGACGCGGCGGGGCCGCGAGGCCCTGCGCACCCCGCACCCCTACCTCGCGTGCGCGCTCATGCTCGCGGTCTTCTCCCCGGTGCTCGTCTGGAATCACGCGCATGGCTGGGCGTCCTTCGCGTTCCAGACCACGTCGCGGGCGCGGACGGTGGATGGCTTCCATGGCTATCTCGTCGGGCGTTACCTCGGGTTGCAGGCGGTGGCCGTGGGGCCGCTGCTCTACCTGGCGCTGTGGCTGACCGCCGCGGTCCTCGCGCGGCAGGCGTGGAGGGGAGACGCCCGCGCGCGCCTGCTGGCGCTGGCCAGCCTGCCGGGACTCGCCCTGTTCACGCTGGTGAGTCCGCTGCACTGGGTGAAGATGAACTGGGTGGCGCCCGCGTACATCGGTCTGCTGGTGGCCGCCGCGGCCGGGGCGTGCGCGCTGCGTGAGCGCCGGGCCGTGCGCGGGTACGCCGCGCTGAGCGTGGGCGTGGGCGCGGTGCTGATGGTGGGCATGTACCTGATGCCCCTGTGCCCGTGGATCCCCTTCCGCGAGCGCGACAACCTGGTGAGCGGGTGGCGGGAGCTGGCCGAAGCGGTGCAGCACCACCGCGAGGCCGCCGGGCTCCCCGCGCCCGGAGTCGTGGGCTGGGGCTACAAGACGGCGAGCGAGCTGGCCTTCTATCTCCCGGACCGCCCGGAGACGCGGTCCGACGCCGCGCTCGGGGGAAGCGGGCTGGCCTATGACTTCTGGCCAGACCCGGCGGATCCGGGAGGGGATGCCATCATCGTCGCCGACCAGCGCCAGCCGCTGCGGGACGCGGCGACCCGGCTGGGGGCGCACTGCGCGGCCGTGGTCGAGCTGCCTTCCGTGACGGTGCATCGCGGTCCGCGGACGGTGACGACCTTCAGCCTCTGGTCCTGTCAGCACGCACGGACCCCGCGGCAGGTGGCGGCCCGGGGGCTTCCAGTGGATTCGGAAGGTGCAAGGTGA
- a CDS encoding transporter: MRTPALALLSAALLLLPASTAWACASCACGDPTLTSMGGEQPFEGRLRLSTMLRAWGHTEGRTGVDAQRLRELRMDVAVAYAPRPWLVLAVNLPLQAREVQDVSLGMERGWGLGDVDVSAKAFVWKDKEFSPDQLVSVVGGVKLPTGPRLHARDGTTLGIDAQPGSGSVDPMAGLAWQGFRGKWSFLASALGFLPSRGRDDYRLGASLRTQVAAQYQPSPTWAVRLGVDSRAERAPDTNGTPEEAGGGFIAYASPDVLFSPGMDVVVQAGVRIPFVNQLRRVSSTPIAVLSLAYDL; encoded by the coding sequence TTGAGAACCCCCGCCCTGGCCCTCCTCAGCGCCGCGCTCCTCCTCCTGCCCGCGTCCACCGCGTGGGCGTGCGCGAGCTGTGCATGCGGGGACCCCACCCTCACGTCCATGGGCGGCGAGCAGCCCTTTGAAGGGCGCCTGCGGCTGTCCACGATGCTGCGCGCGTGGGGCCACACGGAAGGGCGGACGGGTGTGGACGCGCAGCGGCTGCGCGAGCTGCGCATGGACGTGGCGGTGGCGTACGCGCCCCGGCCGTGGCTGGTGCTGGCGGTGAACCTCCCGCTCCAGGCCCGCGAGGTCCAGGACGTGAGCCTGGGGATGGAGCGCGGCTGGGGGCTGGGCGACGTCGACGTGAGCGCGAAGGCGTTCGTGTGGAAGGACAAGGAGTTCTCGCCGGACCAGCTGGTCAGCGTGGTGGGAGGGGTGAAGCTGCCCACGGGCCCCAGGCTGCACGCGAGGGACGGCACGACGCTGGGCATCGACGCGCAGCCCGGCAGCGGCTCCGTGGACCCCATGGCGGGGCTGGCGTGGCAGGGCTTCCGGGGCAAGTGGTCGTTCCTCGCGAGCGCCCTGGGCTTCCTGCCCTCGCGAGGCCGTGACGACTACCGGCTGGGAGCGTCGTTGCGCACGCAGGTGGCGGCGCAGTACCAGCCGTCGCCCACGTGGGCGGTGCGCCTGGGCGTGGACAGCCGCGCGGAGCGGGCGCCGGACACGAACGGCACGCCGGAGGAGGCCGGAGGGGGCTTCATCGCGTACGCGTCGCCGGACGTCCTCTTCAGCCCGGGCATGGACGTGGTGGTGCAGGCCGGGGTGCGCATCCCCTTCGTCAACCAGCTGCGCCGGGTGTCGTCCACGCCCATCGCGGTGCTCTCGCTCGCGTACGACCTGTGA
- a CDS encoding response regulator transcription factor — translation MSTAPVDHRPSLLLVDDDTTLRERLARAFRERGWDVTTAGNHDEAMAAARRESPEYAVVDLRMPGQSGLELVRDLVAVDASTRVIVLTGYGSISTTVDAIRLGAVNYLPKPADADDILAAFARAEEAPNVAAPETLQAPSLARAEWEHIHRVLADSAGNISEAARKLGIHRRSLQRKLQKYPPSR, via the coding sequence ATGAGCACGGCGCCAGTGGATCACCGCCCCAGCCTGTTGCTGGTGGACGACGACACCACGCTGCGAGAGCGACTGGCCCGAGCCTTCCGGGAGCGAGGCTGGGACGTCACAACAGCAGGCAACCACGACGAAGCCATGGCGGCGGCAAGGCGCGAATCCCCGGAGTACGCGGTGGTGGACCTGCGAATGCCGGGACAGAGCGGCCTGGAGCTGGTGCGCGACCTGGTGGCGGTGGACGCCTCCACACGGGTCATCGTGCTGACGGGCTACGGAAGCATCTCCACGACGGTGGATGCGATCCGGCTGGGAGCCGTGAACTACCTGCCGAAGCCAGCGGACGCGGACGACATCCTGGCGGCGTTCGCAAGAGCGGAAGAGGCACCGAACGTAGCGGCGCCGGAAACGCTCCAGGCACCGTCCCTAGCGAGAGCGGAGTGGGAACACATCCACCGAGTGCTCGCGGACAGCGCCGGAAACATCTCCGAAGCCGCCCGCAAGCTGGGCATCCACCGAAGGTCGCTCCAGCGGAAGCTCCAGAAGTACCCGCCGTCCCGCTGA